The genomic stretch CGGTTGGGCCTCGGCAGCACCGCCGAGGGGGCCGACCCCACGGACCTCGGCGTCATGGTCGAGCGGCTCGCGTCGATGGTGACCTCGTACCTCACGAGCCCGGACCCGCACTGACCCGACCGTCCCATCCGCCGTGTGGATGGGACGGATGGGGAACGGTTGTTTCCCTTCCCCCGCTCCTGCCAGCACAGTGTCGTCAGGTACTGCGCGAAGGAGCGGAGAGCATGACCCACCCCCTGGTGCGGAGCGTCGCAGCTCCGGCCCCACCGGCCCCGGCAGCGCTGCCCTTGCGGCGGCGGGAGGAGTTCGCTTACGGCGCCGGCGACCTGGCCTCGAACCTGTCGTGGAACTTCGTCGGCTCGTTCCTGCTCTTCTACTACACGAACGTCGCCGGAGTCCCGATCGCGGTGCTGGGCACGCTCTTCCTCGTCGCCCGGCTGCTCGACGCCGTCGTGGACCCCTTCATCGGCGTCCTCGTCGACCGCACCTCCTCGCGGTTCGGCCGGGCCCGGCCCTACCTGCTCTTCGCCGCCGTCCCGTTCGGCGCGCTGGGGGTGCTGACGTTCACCGTCCCCGACGTCGGGGACTCCGCCAAGCTCGTCTACGCCTTCGTCACGTACCTGACGCTGGGGATCCTCTTCTCGCTGGTCAACGTCCCGTACAGCGCGCTGCTGCCCATGATGACGCGCGACCGCGACGAGCGGATGCGGCTCGGGTCCTTGCGGGCCGTGGGGTCCTCTGTGGGCACGATCGTCGTGACGGCCGGCACCACCCCCCTCGTCGCCGCGCTCGGCGGTGGTCAGCACGGGTGGACGACGGCGACGGTCCTCTACAGCGTGCTCAGCGTCGGCTTCTTCGCCTGGACCTTTGCCGGCTGCCGCGAACGGCACACCCTCCCCGTGGACCCGCGCACGCACGACCTGCGCGCCACCGTCCGCGGCCTGCCGCGCAACCGGGCCTGGACCGTCACGGTCGCCTACGGAGTCCTCAACTTCGTCCGCCTCGGGCTCGTGCTCGCCGTCACCATCTACTTCGCCCTCGACGTCCTGCGGCGGCCGGCGGCCGTCTCGGTCCTGCTGCCCCTGGTCTCCGGGGCGATGCTCGTCGGAGGGCTGCTCGCCCCGCGGTACTACCGGCGCCTTGGGCTGCGCCGGGGGAACCTGGTGGCCCTGGCCGTCGGCGGACTCGCGTGGGCCGGGCTCGGTCCGGTCGTCGGGCACTTCGGCGCGTTCGTCGCCGTCTACGCCGTCGCCAGCCTGGCGGTCGGCCTGTCCATGACGTCGATGTTCACGATGGTCGCCGAAGCCGTCGAGCACCAGGAAGCCCGGACCGGCGCACGCCAGGAGGGCCTGCTGTCCGCCGGGGTCAGCTTCGCGGTCAAGGCCGGATCGGCCGTCGGTGCCGCCGCCGTCGCCTACGCGCTGGCGTGGGCCGGGTACGACCCCTCCTCGCCGGGGTCGGCGACCGGCACCGTGAGTTCCCTCTACCTGCACGTCCCGCTCGTGCTCATCGCCCTGCAGGCCGTCGTCGTCCTCCTCTGGCCGACCACGCTGCCGGGCGCCGACCGAACCCCTGCTCGAACCCCTGCTCGAACCCCTGCTCGAACCCAGGAGACCGTCCGATGACCCACCGCATCACCCGGGGCGTCAGCCTCTACTCGTTCCAGGAGGAGTTCTTCCTGCGCACGATGACGATCCGCGACGCCGTCGCCGTGGCCGCCCGCATCGGCGCCCGCGACATCGAGATCATCCCCGAGCAGTCGATCCCGGGGTTCCCGCACGTCACCGATGCGTGGGTCGAGCAGTGGCACGCGACCATGGCCGAGTTCGGGACCCGTCCCCTCGCCTACGACTTCTTCCTCGACACCCTGCGCCACCCGGGCCGCCGGCTCACCCACGAGGAGCAGGTCGCCTCGGTGCGCCGCGACGTCGACCTGGCGGTCCGCCTCGGCACGACGATGCTGCGGGCCATCATCAGCACGCCCGCCGAGGTGCTGCGCGACGCCGCCCCCTACGCCGAGGAGGCCGGCGTGAGGCTCCTGCTGGAGGTGCACGCGCCGTTCCACTACCGGCACCCGTGGGTGCTGCAGCACCTCGAGGTCATGGACGCCCTCGACTCGCCCGCGCTGGGGTTCATGCCCGACATGGGGTGCTTCGTCGAACGCTTCCCGCGCGTGGCTTCCGAACGCGCCCTGCGCGAGGGCGCCCGCAAGGACCTCGTCGACCTGGTCGTGAAGACGTACGACGACCACGGGGACGTGCACGGGCTCATGGACACCGTCGGCTACAGCGGCGGGGGACCGGTCGAGGTCGGCCTCGCCCGCCAGGCCACCCACTACACGTGGCGCGACCCGCGGATGCTGCTCGAGCAGATGCACCGCACCCACCACGTGCAGGCCAAGTTCTACGAGATGACCGACGACGGCGTGGAGTACTCCATCCCCTACGACCGCATCGTCGACGTCCTCGTCGAGGGCGGGTACCAGGGGTGCCTGTCGAGCGAGTACGAGGGGAACCGGCACGTCCAGGACGCCTTCCCGGTGGACTCCGTCGAGCAGGTCACCCGCCAGCACGCGATGTTCGAGCGGCTGCTGAGCCGTCACGAGAGCGTGCCGACCACCGGGCCGACGACAGAGCAGGAGGGCTGATCCGCCGTGTTCGAGAAGTACGTGATCGTGCCGGGGACGTTGCGCAACGTCGTGGAGTCCGGTCGGGCCACGGCCTACGAACTGGGGGTGCGGATGCCGTACTACCGCGGGCTGGGGCTCTCGATGGTCGAGGACGTGTCGGTGACCGTCGACGGGGTGCGGGCCGAGCCCGCCGCCACGACGTTCACCGTGCACGGCAACAGCTACCCGCTGACCGCGATGGGTGAGGTCGTGGACGACCGCTGGGAACTGGGGGAGGTGGCGACCGTCCGGGTGGAGCACCCCGGCGGACTCGCGGCCGGCGTCCACGACGTCGAGGTCAGCCAACGGCTGAGGATCTCCTACATGCCCGTTCCCGGGGGTGGCCGCGCCCGCGCCGAGGTCGAACTGTCCGCCTGACCGACTCCGCCGCCGAACCGCCCCCACGCTGGAAGGAACCACCGTGCCGCACACCCTGGCCCCGAACGTCGAACTCCTCTTCACCGAGGCCGGCGACTACCCCGACCGCGTGCGTGCCGCCGCCGCCGCGGGTTTCACGTCCGTGGAGATGTGGGGCCCGACCGGCCGCGACGCCCCCGCGAAGCCGAAGGACCTGCGTGCCCTCGAGGAGGCGTTGCAGGAGACCGGGCTGCGGCTGGAGGCGCAGCTCGCCGAACCCCGTACCCAGTTCATGATCCCGCCGAAGGACCACGGCGACTTCTACCGCGGCATCGAGGAAGGGGCCCGCATCGCCGCAGACCTCGGGTGCCCGCGGATCGTCGTGCAGGGCGGGACGGGTTTCGGCGGCCGCAAGCGCGCCGACCAGCACGAGGAACTGGCCGGGATCTACCGTCGTGCGCTGGAACTCGTCGAGGGCTCCGGTGTCGTCCTCGTGCTCGAACCGGTCAACACCCGCGTCGACCACCCGGGGACCCTGCTGGACCGCACGGCGGACGCCGTGGACGTCGCCCGGCAGGTCGACTCACCGCAGTTCGGGATCCTGCTGGACGTCTACCACTCCCGCGTCATGGGGGAGGACCTGGCCGAGGAGCTGGACCGCGCCGGTGACCTCGTCCGCTACGTCCAGGTGGCCGACGCCCCCGGCCGCGGGGAACCGGGCTCCGGGTCGGTGGACTGGCCGGCGGTCTTTGCGACGCTGACGTCCGCCGGCTACGACGGCCCGGTGGGTCTGGAGTACGCGCCGACGACGGACTCCGCCACGTCCACGAAGCTCGTGCGCGAGATCGCCTCGCGCTGACCTGCTGCGTGCCCTCAGTCGACGATGTCGAAGATCGTCACGAGCTTGGTGACCTGGAGCAGGTAGAGCACCTGCGGCGCGGGCTTGACGAGGGTCACGCGGTGCGGGGTGACGGCCCGCGTGAGCCGGACGAGGAACGAGGCTCCCGTGGACTCCAGGAACGT from Kineococcus endophyticus encodes the following:
- a CDS encoding sugar phosphate isomerase/epimerase family protein — encoded protein: MTHRITRGVSLYSFQEEFFLRTMTIRDAVAVAARIGARDIEIIPEQSIPGFPHVTDAWVEQWHATMAEFGTRPLAYDFFLDTLRHPGRRLTHEEQVASVRRDVDLAVRLGTTMLRAIISTPAEVLRDAAPYAEEAGVRLLLEVHAPFHYRHPWVLQHLEVMDALDSPALGFMPDMGCFVERFPRVASERALREGARKDLVDLVVKTYDDHGDVHGLMDTVGYSGGGPVEVGLARQATHYTWRDPRMLLEQMHRTHHVQAKFYEMTDDGVEYSIPYDRIVDVLVEGGYQGCLSSEYEGNRHVQDAFPVDSVEQVTRQHAMFERLLSRHESVPTTGPTTEQEG
- a CDS encoding MFS transporter — protein: MTHPLVRSVAAPAPPAPAALPLRRREEFAYGAGDLASNLSWNFVGSFLLFYYTNVAGVPIAVLGTLFLVARLLDAVVDPFIGVLVDRTSSRFGRARPYLLFAAVPFGALGVLTFTVPDVGDSAKLVYAFVTYLTLGILFSLVNVPYSALLPMMTRDRDERMRLGSLRAVGSSVGTIVVTAGTTPLVAALGGGQHGWTTATVLYSVLSVGFFAWTFAGCRERHTLPVDPRTHDLRATVRGLPRNRAWTVTVAYGVLNFVRLGLVLAVTIYFALDVLRRPAAVSVLLPLVSGAMLVGGLLAPRYYRRLGLRRGNLVALAVGGLAWAGLGPVVGHFGAFVAVYAVASLAVGLSMTSMFTMVAEAVEHQEARTGARQEGLLSAGVSFAVKAGSAVGAAAVAYALAWAGYDPSSPGSATGTVSSLYLHVPLVLIALQAVVVLLWPTTLPGADRTPARTPARTPARTQETVR
- a CDS encoding C-glycoside deglycosidase beta subunit domain-containing protein, which encodes MFEKYVIVPGTLRNVVESGRATAYELGVRMPYYRGLGLSMVEDVSVTVDGVRAEPAATTFTVHGNSYPLTAMGEVVDDRWELGEVATVRVEHPGGLAAGVHDVEVSQRLRISYMPVPGGGRARAEVELSA
- a CDS encoding TIM barrel protein; this encodes MPHTLAPNVELLFTEAGDYPDRVRAAAAAGFTSVEMWGPTGRDAPAKPKDLRALEEALQETGLRLEAQLAEPRTQFMIPPKDHGDFYRGIEEGARIAADLGCPRIVVQGGTGFGGRKRADQHEELAGIYRRALELVEGSGVVLVLEPVNTRVDHPGTLLDRTADAVDVARQVDSPQFGILLDVYHSRVMGEDLAEELDRAGDLVRYVQVADAPGRGEPGSGSVDWPAVFATLTSAGYDGPVGLEYAPTTDSATSTKLVREIASR